The genomic stretch AGCGGACCAGCCGGGGTCACCAGCGAGATGCAATGGTCGATCGCGGCCGAAGTGCTCAGCGAGGACCACACCGTGCCCAACCTCCTGCACTTCTGAGGCGAACCTTCAGGGAACCTGGAATGAACCTGAATCGGTAACCGTTCCAGCAGCGATGGGGGTGGGTCCCGCAGCATGAAGGGACGAGTCGACACGATCCGCCTCCATGGCAGCCAGCACCGTCCCCCCCACCGACCTCGGCGCGTCGCCATCCCTGGATGGCCACGCCCTGGCCGAGGCGATGCGCCGGCATCTGTTCTTCACGCAGGCCAAGTCACCGTCGCTGGCCACCAGCCACGACTACTACCGGGCCCTGGCGATGGCCGTGCGCGATCAGCTGCTGCAGAGCTGGGTGGACACGGCCGAGGCCTACACCCAGAAGGGGGTGCGCACGGTGTCCTACCTCTCGGCCGAGTATCTGCTGGGTCCTCACCTGGAGAACAACCTCGTCAATCTGGGGCTGCGCGAGGCGGCCCAGGAGGCCTGCGACGAGCTGGGCCTCGATCTGATGCACCTGATCGCCCAGGAGCCGGAACCGGGGCTGGGGAATGGCGGTCTCGGACGCCTGGCGGCCTGTTTCCAGGAATCGATGGCCAGCCTCGAGCTGCCGGCGATCGGCTATGGCATCCGCTACGAATTCGGTATTTTCCGCCAGCAGATCCTGCGCGGCAGCCAGGTGGAGAGCACTGATCCCTGGCTGGCTCAGGGCAACCCCTGGGAAGTGATCCGTGCCGAATGGACCTACCCGGTCACGATCGGGGGTCATACGGTGATGGGCGTGGCCTACGACACCCCGATCCTGGGCTATGGCGTGCACACCGCCAATACCCTGCGGCTGTGGTCGGCCCAGGCGCCGGAATCCTTTGATTTCGCCTCCTTCAATGCCGGTGATTACACCCGTGCAGTGCTGCAGAAGATCAATTCGGAGACCCTGTCGAAGGTGCTCTATCCGAACGATGAGACCGACCAGGGCAAGCAGCTTCGCCTGAGTCAGCAGATCTTCTTTGTGAGCTGCTCCCTGCAGGACATGTTCCGCATCCTCAAGGGGCAGGGGTTGCCGGTCACGGAGTTCCACACCAAATTCGCCGTTCAGCTCAACGACACCCATCCGGCCATCGCCGTGGCCGAGCTGATGCGGCTGCTGATCGATGAGCACGGTGTCGACTGGGACACCGCCTGGTCGATCACCACGGCCTGCATCAGCTACACCAACCACACCCTGCTGCCGGAGGCCCTCGAGACCTGGGGTGTCGACCTGTTCGAGCAGCTGCTGCCGCGCCAGCTGGAGATCATCTACGAGATCAACACCCGCTTCCTGCGCATGGTGCGCATCCGGAATCCAGGCCAGCCGGCCCTTCTGGAGAAGATGTCCCTGATTCAGGAGGGTCCCTACCGCAAGGTGCGCATGGCCAACCTTGCCGTGGTGGGCAGCCATCGGGTCAACGGTGTGGCAGAACTGCACAGCAAGCTGGTGCGCAAGGATCTCTTCTCACACTTCGTGGAGCTGTGGCCGGAGAAGTTCACCAATGTCACCAATGGTGTCACTCCCAGGCGCTGGATTGCCGTGGCGAATCCGTCACTCTCAGCCCTGCTCGATGACACGATCGGCAGCACCTGGCGCCGCGATCTCGGCGAGCTCTCCCGCCTCGAATCGTATGCCGACGATGGAAACTTCCTGGACCGCTGGCGCGGTGTGCGGGATCACAACAAGCAACGACTCTCCAACCTGATCCACCAGCAACTGGGCGTACTGGTGGATCCCGCCTCCCTGTTCGATGTGCAGGTGAAGCGGATCCACGAATACAAGCGCCAGCACCTGGCGGCATTGCAGATCGTTGAGCGTTACCTGCGCATCCGCAACGGCGAGGACCTGCCGCCGCGCACCTTCATCTTTGGAGGTAAGGCAGCCCCGGGCTACGCCATGGCCAAGCTGATCATCCGCCTGATCGGCGGCATCGCCGAGATCGTGAACATGGATCCGGCCATGGATGGGCGCCTGCGGGTGGTGTTCCTGCCCAACTTCAGCGTCAGCCTGGGGCAGAAGGTCTACCCGGCGGTGGATCTCTCCGAGCAGATCTCCACCGCCGGCCTGGAGGCCTCCGGCACCGGCAACATGAAGATGGCCCTGAACGGGGCTGTCACGATCGGTACCCTCGATGGCGCCAACATCGAGATCAGAGATCTCGTGGGCCACGACAACTTCTTCCTGTTCGGCCATACCGCCGAGCAGCTGGAGGTGATCAACCGGGGCGGGTACCATCCGATGCCCTGGCTGGAGAGCGACCCGATCGCGCGGGAGGCCATCGACCTGATCGGCTCCGGCCATTTCAGCGAGGGCGATCGCGATCTGTTCCACCCCCTGCTGGCCAACCTCTGCGGCAGCGATCCCTTCCGAGTCATGGCCGACATCGGCGACTACCGCAGGGCCCACAACGCCGTGGATGCCGCCTGGGTGGATTCCGTGGGCTGGAGCCGCATGTCGCTGCTCAATTCAGCCCGTTGCGGTTTCTTCAGCAGCGACCGCTCGATCCGCGACTATGCAGAACGGATCTGGAACGTGGAGTCGATGCCCATCAATGCCTGCACGGTGCTTCCCTCGGCCCAGCCGGGTTCCCGCTGAGCCGATGGTGGTCACTGAGTCGATCCGGCCGGCCTCCGCGGAACCTGGCTGGATGCCCGTCACCGCCGCGGAGGCGGAGAAGCGCCTGAGCGCCAGGGGCATCCAGCTCACCCTCGGCGGTGAGCCCACGGTGGTGCCGTTCGAACCCGAGGGGGCCGAGTGGTCGGTGGCGGCCGATGGCCCCACCAAGCTCAGCTATGCCCGTCGGCTGGCCGCTGAACTGCAGCGGCGGGTCTGGCCCGGCAGCACCCTGATGTACTGCCCGGGCAAGCGCTACGACGGCGAGGTGAATCCTCGCTGGGCCCTGCGACTGATCACGGGCCTCGATGGCGGTCCCCTGGTGGCATGGCCTCAGCAGGCGCCGACCACATCCCCGGCCGATCAGGCCTCTCTGCCCCACCTGCCGGCCAAGCGGGCCGAGGATTTCCTGCATGGGATCGGCAAGTCCCTCGGCCATGAGGTGCACCCCCTGCGGCTGAAGGATCCCCTGGATCCCAGCTCCAGGATCTGGGCCGTCCCCCTGTCCCACAGCACTCCGACCGAGGAGGAGCCTGACCTCCCCGAAGGCTGGCAGGCCGCCCGCTGGCCGCTGGCCAAACCCCTGCGCGAGCTGCTCCCCGCCAGTGGACCGGCGGGGCTGCGCCTGCCGCTTCAGCACTTCCCGGAAGGTGTGCTGCGTCAGGTGCTCACCCTGGAGGTCAGCCCCCGCGGCTGGAACCTCTTCCTGCCGCCCCTGCCCCGCCAGCCCCTCGAGCAGCTGCTGCATCTGATCGCCGAGGCCAGTACCGGCTGGAGTCAGCCTGAACTCAGCGGCGTGCTCCCCGCTGATCTCGATGGCCGCTGGAATGTGCTGGGGCTGACGGCCGATCCCGGCGTTCTGGAGGTGAACCTGCCCGTCTGCCACGGCTGGGCCGACTACAACTTCTGGATCCACACCCTGACCGAGGCCTCCGAGGCGGTGGGGCTGCGCAGCTGGAAGCAGGTGGGGGAGCGCCAGGAAGGCACCGGCGGTGGCAACCACCTGCTCTGGGGAGGCCCAAGCCTCGAGACCAATCCCTTCTTCTCGAGGCCGGCCTGGCTGGTGGCGATCCTGCGCTTCTGGCAGCGGCATCCCAGCCTCTCCTATCTGTTCGGAAACAGCTCCGTCGGCCCGGCGTCCCAGGCCCCCCGTCTCGATGAAGGCAGTGCCAGTTCCCTGGATCTGCAGCTGGCCCACCGGGCAATCGAATCGCTTCCTGAGGGTGATCAGCGCATCCTGATCAGTGAGACCCTGCGCCACCTCCATGCCGACCGCAGCGGGAACACCCACCGCAGCGAGATCAGCTTCGACAAGTTCTGGAATCCCGCCTGGGCGGCCGGATGTCAGGGCCTGATCGAGTTCCGGGCCATCGAAACCCTGCCCGATCCCGCCTGGACCGGTGCCATCGCCCTGCTGTGGAGCGCCCTGGCCGCCCACCTGCTCGATCCGGCCCACCGCCCCAGCCGGCTCGAGCCCTTCGGCGAGCGTCTTCACGATGCGATGCAGCTGCCGCAGGCCATCTGGACCGACCTTCAGGCGGTGCTGGATCTGCTGGCCCGAGATGGTCTGGTGCTGGAGCCTGAGCCCTTCCGTGGGATCTGGGAGTGGCGTTTCCCCCTGCTGCTGAGCTGGGAGCAGGAGGGAGCCCGGCTGGAGATCCGACGGGCTCTAGAACCCTGGCCCCTGCTCTGCGACACCCCGGTGCAGGGAGGAAACACCAGCCGCTTCGTCGACAGTTCTCTGCAGCGGCTCGAGCTGAAGGCCAATACAGCGTTTCTGCAGTCCTGTTCGCTGCGGTTGAACGGCCGGGAGCTGCCCCTGGGCGACGGCTGGCTCGGCGTGCGCTACCGGCACAGCCGCCTCTACCCCTCCCTCCACCCCTGCATCGATCCCCATCTGCCATTGCGGCTGGAGATCAGTGGCCTGGCCATGGCCGGCTATGAGCTCGGGGCCGAGGGCTCAGACCGGATCAGCTTCGAACCCGTCCCCGTTCCCGAGGATGACGGCAGGCCCCAGGCCCCTCCCTGGCCCGCACCGTCTCCAGGTCTACGCACCCTTGATCTGAGGCTGGGATGAGTCAGCTGCTGATCACCGGCGGTGCCGGCTTCATCGGAAGCCACACCTGCCTGGTTCTGCTGGAAGCGGGCCACAGCCTGGTGGTGCTCGACGATTTCTCCAACAGCTCCCCCGAAGCCCTGAGGCGTGTCCAGGAGCTGGCTGGCCCGGTCGCGGCCCCACGGCTGCAGGTGATCGAAGGTGACCTGCGCCGTTCAGGGGATCTGGCGCGGGCCTTTGCCGCGGCGCCCATCGAGGCCGTGGTCCACTTCGCCGGTCTCAAGGCGGTGGCTGAATCCGTGGCCGATCCCCTGCGCTACTGGGACGTGAATCTGTCGGGCAGTCGCGCCCTGCTGGCGGCCATGGTTCAGGCCGGTTGCCGCACGATTGTCTTCAGCAGCAGTGCCACCCTCTACGGCTCCCCGGAGTCGGTGCCGATCGCCGAATCCGCCCGGGTCGAACCGGTGAACCCCTACGGCTACACCAAGGCGGCGGTGGAGCGGATGCTGGCTGATGTGCATGCCAGCGAGCCGGGCTGGCGGGTGGCGCGGCTGCGCTACTTCAACCCGGTCGGGGCCCACCCCAGCGGACGCATCGGCGAGGATCCAGGGGGCATCCCCAACAATCTGTTCCCCTTCCTCAGCCAGGTGGCGGTGGGCCGCCGCCCACGGCTGCAGGTGTTCGGCTCCGACTGGCCCACCCCCGACGGCACCGGCGTCCGCGATTACATCCACGTGATGGATCTGGCGGAGGGCCACAGGGCGGCCCTTGAGGTGTTGATGGCCGAGCCCCCCCAGCTGCTCACCCTCAACCTGGGCAGCGGCCGGGGCCATTCGGTGCTGGAGGTGGTGGCGGCCTTCGAGCGGGCCTGCGGCACCCCCGTTCCCTATGACCTGGTGCCCAGGCGGTCAGGAGATGTGGCGGCGACCGTGGCGGATCCGTCGCTGGCGGAACGGCGCCTGTCCTGGCGTACCCAGCGCGACCTCGACGCCATCTGTCGCGATGGCTGGGCCTGGCAGCGTGCCAATCCCCAGGGCTATGGGCCTCGTGGGGACTGACGACCCACTCCAGCAGCACCTGATCCTGGCCGGGGGCGGCCACAGCCATGCCCTGCTGCTGCGCCGCTGGGCGATGGAGGGTCTTCCCCGGGGGGTGCTGATCACCCTGGTGAGCCGCACCAGCACCGCGCTCTACAGCGGGATGGTGCCGGGCCTGATCGCCGGGCTCTACAGCCGCCGCGAGACCGGCATCGATCTTCGTCGCCTCTGCGACCGTGCTGGGGTGCGCTTCGTGCGGGCCGAGATCACCGGTCTGAATCCGGCCGAGCGTGAGCTGCGGCTGGCTGGCCGTCCTTCCCTGCACTGGGACAGGCTCAGCCTGGATGTGGGGGCTGTCACGCCGGGTTCCGGCGGCATGGCGATCAAGCCGCTGGAGCCGTTTCTGGCCTGGTGCGGGGCCCTGACGCCCGGCGAGGCCCCCAGCCGGGTGCTGGGTGGCGGGGCTGCCGGGGTGGAGGTGGCCCTGGCGCTGAAGGCCCGGGGCCTGAGGGTGGAGCTGGTGCGACGCGGGGACAGCCTTGCCCTGGGCTCGCCAGGGGCCAACCGGGCCGGCGAGCGGATGCTGGCGGCGGCGGGCGTGGCCCTGAGGACCGCCGATCCCGAAGCCGACCCCGGCGTGCCGGCCGATGGCCCGGCCCCCCTTGTGCGCTGCACGGGCAGCCGGGCTCCGCACTGGCTGGCGGCCGGCGGTCTGCCCTGTGATCCGTCCACGGGTCGCGTCTTCACGGAGGCCAGCCTTGAGGTGGAAGGCCATCCCGGTGTGTTCGCCTGCGGCGACTGCGGCCTGGTGCGCGCGGCGCCACGCTCTCCCAGCGGGGTCTGGGCGGTGCGTGTGGCTCCGGTGCTGGCGGCCAATCTGCGCCGCTCCCTGCGCGGGGAACCCCTGCGCCCCTGGCATCCCCCCCGCTGTGCCCTGCAGCTGCTGGGGGACGGCGGTGCCGTCGATGGCCAGCCCCGTGCCCTGGCTCAGTGGGGACCCCTGTGCCTGGGGCCCTCCCGCTGGCTGTGGTGGTGCAAGGCCTGGATCGACCGCCGCTTCATCAGCCGCTTCCAGGCCCTGGCGCCTATGGCCGAGGAGAGCCCCTGCCGGGGCTGCGCTGCCAAGCTGGGTGCCGCTCCCCTGCGCGGGGCCCTGGAGCGGCTGGGATCACCCGGGGGGGACGATGCCGCGGTGATCGCCGGTTCGCTGGATGAAGGACTGGTGCTGCAGAGCCTCGATGGCTTCCCCGCCCTGGTGGGCGATGACTGGCTGAACGGCCGGCTCACCACCCTGCATGCCTGCTCCGACCTCTGGGCCTGCGGCGCCCGGGTGGAGAGCGCCCAGGCCCTGGTGACCCTGCCCCGGGGAGCGGCGGCGCTGCAGGAGGAGTGGTTGCTCCAGACCCTGGCCGGGGTGCGCTCTGTGCTCGATCCCCTCGCTGCCCGGCTGGTGGGGGGGCACACGCTGGAGCAGCGCACCACAGCCGAGGGACTCAGCCTCGCTCTGAGCGTGACCGGCCGTTCTGAGCCGGGCCGTTTCTGGGCCAAGGGCGATCTGGCCGCCGGTGATCGGTTGCTGCTCAGCCGCCCGATCGGCAGCGGTGTGCTCTTCGCGGCAGCGATGGCCGGTGCGGCGGAGCCGGAGTGGCTCGACGGGGTCCTGGAGGAGATGGCTCAAAGCCAGCAGCCGCTGGTGGACCTGCTGGCCGCCCATGGCTGCCGCGCCTGCACCGATGTGACGGGGTTCGGCCTGCTGGGGCACCTCGGCGAGATGTTGCAGGCCGCGGCGGAACCCCTGCGGGTGGTGCTGGAGCCCCAGGCCCTGCCCGCCTTCTCCGGGGCGCTGGAGCTGCTGGAGCGGGGCTTCGCCAGCAGCCTGGCCCCCGCCAACCGCAGCGCCTGGGTGGAGCTGGAGAGTGGCAGGGTTCAGGCCGGGGCGCTCAAGCCCTGCTTGCGGGAGCTGCTGATCGACCCCCAGACCTGCGGTCCGTTGCTGGCGTCACTGCCGGCAGCGGCGGCCGAGGCGGCACTGGCTGCCGTGCGTGCCGGAGGATTTCCCCGGGCCGAGCTGATCGGGACGGTGCTGGCGGCCCCGGCCTGAGAAGGCCTTGGACCTCAGCGGTCCCGGACCTCAGCGCACCGGAAGGCTCATGTCCGAGCGGCCGTAGCGGTCATCGAAGCGGACGATGTCGTCTTCGCCGAGGTAGGGGCCGCTCTGCACCTCGATCATCTCCACGGGGATCTTGCCGGGATTGCTGAGACGATGTTTGGAGCCAAGCGGGATGTAGGTGCTCTGGTTTTCGCCCAGGAGCTCCTGGATGCCGTCTTTTTCCACCACGGCGGTGCCCTGCACCACCACCCAGTGCTCGGCGCGGTGGTGGTGCATCTGCAGCGAGAGGCTGGCTCCGGGGTTGACCATGATCTTCTTGACCTGCCAGCGGCTGCCCTCGACGATGCCGTCGTAGGAGCCCCAGGGACGGTAGATGCGGCGGTGGGCCTTCCCTTCGGGGCTGCCGCTGACGGCGAGGCGGTTCACGATGGTCTTGACCTCCTGGGCGCGGTCGCGGTGGGCCACCAGCACGGCGTCATCGGTTTCGACCACCACCAGGTCCTCCACCCCCAGGCCCACCACCAGCCGGTGTTCGCTGCGCAGGTAGCAGTTGCGTGACCCTTCACTGATCACCCGGCCCCGCAGCACATTGCCGTCGTCATCGCGCGTTCCGGTGTCCCACAGGGCGCTCCAGCTGCCCACATCGCTCCAGCCCGCCTTCAGGGGCAGTACCGCGCCCAGGCCCGTGCGCTCCATCACCGCCACGTCGATGGCGACATTGGGGCAGCTGGCGAACGACTCCCGCTCCAGGCGCAGGAAATCGAGATCGGCGCTGTCGTGGTCGATGGCGGCGCGGCAGCAGCTCACCACCTCCGGGGCCAACCGCTCCAGTTCGGCGAGGATGGCGCTGGCACGGAACAGGAACATCCCGCTGTTCCAGGTGAAGCGGCCGCTGGCCAGGAAACTCTCCGCCGTGTCCGCATCGGGCTTCTCCACGAATCGGGCGATCGGAGTGGGGGCCGGAATCGACGCTTCGCCAGGGCCTGTGCTGGCCCTGGTCAGGGGCTCCACCGCCTCGATGTAGCCGTAGCCGGTTTCCGGGGCCGTGGGCACGATGCCGAAGGTCACCAGCAGGCCTCCCTCGGCCGCGGCGCGGCCAGCCTCGACTGTGGCGCGGAAGCGTGCTCCGTCCTGGATGACGTGATCGGCGGCGAGCACCAGCAGCAGGGGATCCTCCCCCCGGCTGGTGGCGTGCAGGGCCGCCACGGCGATCGCCGGGGCTGTGTTGCGGCCGAGAGGTTCCAGCAGGATGGCGCCGGGCTCCACCCCGATCTGGCGCATCTGCTCGGCCACGATGAACCGGTGGTCCTCGTTGCAGATCAGCAGCGGAGGGGCCAGCTGGTTCAATCCCTTGAGCCGCAACTGGGTCTGCTGCAGCAGGGTCTCCTCGCCGCTGCCGGACAGGGGCCAGTACTGCTTGGGATAACTGGCGCGCGACAGCGGCCAGAGGCGGGTGCCGGTGCCGCCGCAGAGGATCACTGGCACGAGGGCGACCGCTGGGCTCATCGTCTGATCTTCCCTTGATGGGTCAATGCTGGCTCGAATCTTATGGGGAACACCCCGGAGCGCCAGCGGTCAGTCCCAGCCTCAGGTGTCGAGCAGCCCCGGCGGCGGCGTGATCTCGAGCCAGCCGCCGGCGATGTCCACCCGTGGCACGATCGCCTCCACGAAGGGGATCAGCGCCCGCCGGGGCTGGTCACCGCTGAGCTCGACCTCCAGCAGGTCGTTGCCGGCATGGATCAGATCCACCACGGTGCCGATCACCTCGCCATGGGGCGCCAGTCGAACCTGCAGTCCCTGCAGGTCGAGCAGGTGGAACTCCCCCTCCTGCAGCCGGGGCCGATCGCCCGCTTCCACCAGGAGATCCTGATGCACCAGGGCCTCGGCCTCCTCCCGCGTGCCGACCCCCTCCAGCCGCACCACGAACAGTTCCCGGCCGGGCAGTTGACGGCCGGAGAGCAGTCGCACGGCCCGGGCGGGCTCCTGGGCCCGGCGCAGCCAGCGCTGACCAGGCCGGGTGAAACGTTCAGGGAAGTCGGTGCGGGGCAGCACCCTCAGCTCTCCCTGCAGCCCCTGGGCCGCCACCACCTTCCCCACCACCAGCCACGCCTCCGGCGCGTCCGTTTCGCTCACCATCGCTTCACCACCATCGACTGACCCGCCGGGCATCTGCGCCCATCCTGCCGATCGGCTTGATAATGGAACCAACTTCTGCACTCACTCCATGGCTGCGGCTGAGTCCTCTTCAGCAGATGCGTCGCCTGAGGTGGCGCCGGTGCTTCCAGGCACCACCGTGGTGGTCCGCGATGGACGCTCGATCTACAACGGCTACAGGGGTTTTGTGCAACGCATCAGCGGCAGCCAGGCAGCTGTGCTGTTCGAAGGGGGCAACTGGGACAAGCTGGTCACGATGCCGTTGAAGACCCTGGAAGCGAGCTGATCGCCTGCCGCTGCTCGAGAGCCGAGCGGGCCGCCTGCTGCTCGGCGCCTCGGCGGGACCCTCCCCAGCCTTCCGCCACCGGCTGCCCTTGCAGATCCACCCAACAGTGGAAGCGCCGGGGGTCGCCATGGCGGCGGCTGTGTTCTTCACAGCGGTAGTGGGGCAGGCCGAGCCCCCGGGCCTGGCTCCACTCCTGCAGACCCGTTTTCCAGTTGTGGCGGTAGGGATCGGCCAGCAGCTCGCTGGTGCTCCGCTGCCAGTGGGGGGTGAGCCAGGTGTGCACCGGCTCCAGACTGCCAGTGGCCTCATAGAGCCCGCCGATCAGGGCCTCGCAGATCTCGGCGCGGATCGTCTGCCGCGCCGCGCTGTCCCCCGCCGCCACCGGGCCGAGGTGAACCATCGCCTCGATGCCGCAGCACTGTCCCAGCTCCGCCAGCCAGCGGTCGCTCACCAGCTGGGCCCGCAGGGCCGAGCGCTGGCCGACGTCCATGGTCTTGTGATGGCGCTCGAGAAACTCCGCCGCTGCCAGGCGCAGGACGGCATCTCCGAGAAACTCCAACCGCTCGTGGTTGATCGGCAGGCCGGCGGAGCTGTGGGTGAGGGCCTCCTCGACCGGGGCGAGATCGAAGTCGGGGTTGAGGGGATCAGTCAGCCCGGGGCCCCTCAGTCCGAGGTCCGCGAGGAACTGCACCAGGCTGCGGCAGCGCTCGTCACTCAGGGGCACGGGAGCTTCGCGGAGGGCCGTTGGCCTCCCTGCAGAGGCCGGAAAGGGTGAAAGCAGGACATAAGCCGGGTTCTGTTCCGGTCCGCCGGGGCGGACCGGGGTGGGCATCTGTCTGGGACCGCCGTTACCGACGGCCTCGAGCGGCGCACTTGTGTCGGGACGGGTGTCATGGCCAACCGTTGTCCCTGGGCCTTGCTCCCAGCCGGGGTTTACCGAGCCAGCACCTCTCGATGCTGCTGGTGCGCTCTTACCGCACCCTTGCACCCTTGCCTGTGCTCGGGGCCAGGCCCCGGCCATCGGCGGTGTGTTTCTGTGGCACTATCCTCACGGTCACCCGCACTGGGCGTTACCCAGCAAGCCTGGCCATTGGGGAGCCCGGACTTTCCTCAACCGAAGCCGGAGCCACCAGCCGAAGCCGGCGTCACCCTTCGATCGCGACCACCTCGCCTGCTTTCGAAGCCGAGTTTAGGTTGCGTGGGGATCGGGTCGGATAATGGTGACGTTGGGGCTGTAGCTCAGCCGGATAGAGCGACGGTTTCCTAAACCGTAGGTCGTGGGTTCGAGTCCCGCCAGCCCCGTCTGCCCACGTGGTAGGGAACGCTACCGGTGGTGGCCTTCCCAAACAGTGCTCCCTGGCTAGCGTGGGCGCGGCCGTGAATCCTGAATGAACGAGCTTCACGATCTCCGTCTGCGCTTGCTGGTTCAGCAGGAGGGTGAACGGATCGCCCGCAGTCAGCCCGACGAGCTGGATCTCTCTGTCGTCCAGGCCCGCTGCCTCTGCTGGCTGGCCCTCCTGGCCGAAGTGCATCAGGAGCAGTCGGTCGAGGCGGAGCAACGGGGCGACATGGAGCAGGCGATGGGCTGGTTCGCCGACTCGATGCGCCTGCGCGATGTGATCCAGCTGGTGAGCTCGATCGAAATCCCGCTGCCCAGCATCCAGGAGGACGGCGACGACAGCGACGATGACGACGACCAGCTGGACCTGCTCGGCCCCTTCGATCGTCTGGTCTGAGCCATCAGGAGTTCTCGGCGGCGCCCCTGAGCATCCAATGCCATGATGGACGTTAAGGAACCAAGGGAGCGCGGTGCCCGAAGAGCCCTGCCAATGCCCTGACTGCCAACGGTTCTATCGGGAACATGACCGATTGATCCGGGAGAACCCCACCCTGCGGCAGCAGCAGGAACTGAACTGGGCGGCCCTGCAGTCCTTCCGCACCCTGGCCGGCCGGGTGCTCGAAGAGCTGCAGAAGAGCCAGGGTGACGGCGAAGCCGAGGTGCCGGCCCCTCAGCCCGCCTCCGCAGCTGCGTCAGGGGCCGCTGGCGCTCCCGAGGAGGAGGGCCTGCAGCAGGCGATCGCCGATCTCGAGAACATCAACGCCCACCTGTTCTCGATCGAAGCGTTGATGGAGCGCATCTTCGATGTGCGTGTGCCTGAGGATGTGGAGCAGAAATTCCGGGAGGTGGCCGGAGAGCTGGCCCCCGACCCCCTCAATGCCGACCGTCTGCGGCTGAACCGCCTGCTCCACCAGACCCCCGACCTTCCGGACCACCGGCCCTGAGGCCCCTCAGTCGATCACGCAGCTGATCGTCACCGGGAACGGCTCCGCCCGCCAGATCCTCTCGGCGTATTCACGGATGGAGCGGTCGCTGCTGAAGAAGCCGGTGCGTGCCGTGTTCAGCAGTGACATCCGGTTCCAGGTGGTGCGATCACCCCAGGCCTGACTGACCGCGTCCTGGGCGCGCATGTAGTCGCTGAAGTCCGCCATCACGAAGTAGGGATCCCGGCCGGTGAGGTTCTGGAGCAGGGGCTTGAACAGCTCCGTGTCGCCATTGCTGAAGTGACCCTGCTCCACCAGGTGCAGAACCTCCGGCAGTTCCGGGATGCTCGGAATCAGCTCCCAGGGGTGGTAGGGCCCCGCGCGCAGGGCCTCGATGCCGTCGGTGGTGTGCCCGAAGAGGAAGAAATTCTCGGCGCCCACCTGCTCACGGATCTCCACGTTGGCGCCATCGAGGGTGCCGATGGTGAGTGCTCCGTTCATGGCGAATTTCATGTTGCCGGTGCCGGAGGCCTCCAGCCCGGCCGTGGAGATCTGCTCGGAGAGGTCCGAGGCCGGATACACCCGTTGCCCCAGGCTGACGTTGTAGTCGGGCAGGAACACCACCCTCAGGCGGCCGTCCATGTCCGGGTCGGCGTTGACCGTTTCGGCGATGCCGTTGAGGAAGCGGATGATCAGCTTGGCCATGTAATAGCCGGGAGCCGCCTTGCCTCCGAAGATCACGGTGCGCGGGGCGAGGGTGTCGCCCAAGCCGTTCTTGATGCGCAGGTACTGGGCGATCACCTGCAGGGCATTCAGATGCTGGC from Synechococcus sp. CBW1107 encodes the following:
- a CDS encoding transglutaminase family protein — its product is MVVTESIRPASAEPGWMPVTAAEAEKRLSARGIQLTLGGEPTVVPFEPEGAEWSVAADGPTKLSYARRLAAELQRRVWPGSTLMYCPGKRYDGEVNPRWALRLITGLDGGPLVAWPQQAPTTSPADQASLPHLPAKRAEDFLHGIGKSLGHEVHPLRLKDPLDPSSRIWAVPLSHSTPTEEEPDLPEGWQAARWPLAKPLRELLPASGPAGLRLPLQHFPEGVLRQVLTLEVSPRGWNLFLPPLPRQPLEQLLHLIAEASTGWSQPELSGVLPADLDGRWNVLGLTADPGVLEVNLPVCHGWADYNFWIHTLTEASEAVGLRSWKQVGERQEGTGGGNHLLWGGPSLETNPFFSRPAWLVAILRFWQRHPSLSYLFGNSSVGPASQAPRLDEGSASSLDLQLAHRAIESLPEGDQRILISETLRHLHADRSGNTHRSEISFDKFWNPAWAAGCQGLIEFRAIETLPDPAWTGAIALLWSALAAHLLDPAHRPSRLEPFGERLHDAMQLPQAIWTDLQAVLDLLARDGLVLEPEPFRGIWEWRFPLLLSWEQEGARLEIRRALEPWPLLCDTPVQGGNTSRFVDSSLQRLELKANTAFLQSCSLRLNGRELPLGDGWLGVRYRHSRLYPSLHPCIDPHLPLRLEISGLAMAGYELGAEGSDRISFEPVPVPEDDGRPQAPPWPAPSPGLRTLDLRLG
- a CDS encoding glycogen/starch/alpha-glucan phosphorylase — translated: MAASTVPPTDLGASPSLDGHALAEAMRRHLFFTQAKSPSLATSHDYYRALAMAVRDQLLQSWVDTAEAYTQKGVRTVSYLSAEYLLGPHLENNLVNLGLREAAQEACDELGLDLMHLIAQEPEPGLGNGGLGRLAACFQESMASLELPAIGYGIRYEFGIFRQQILRGSQVESTDPWLAQGNPWEVIRAEWTYPVTIGGHTVMGVAYDTPILGYGVHTANTLRLWSAQAPESFDFASFNAGDYTRAVLQKINSETLSKVLYPNDETDQGKQLRLSQQIFFVSCSLQDMFRILKGQGLPVTEFHTKFAVQLNDTHPAIAVAELMRLLIDEHGVDWDTAWSITTACISYTNHTLLPEALETWGVDLFEQLLPRQLEIIYEINTRFLRMVRIRNPGQPALLEKMSLIQEGPYRKVRMANLAVVGSHRVNGVAELHSKLVRKDLFSHFVELWPEKFTNVTNGVTPRRWIAVANPSLSALLDDTIGSTWRRDLGELSRLESYADDGNFLDRWRGVRDHNKQRLSNLIHQQLGVLVDPASLFDVQVKRIHEYKRQHLAALQIVERYLRIRNGEDLPPRTFIFGGKAAPGYAMAKLIIRLIGGIAEIVNMDPAMDGRLRVVFLPNFSVSLGQKVYPAVDLSEQISTAGLEASGTGNMKMALNGAVTIGTLDGANIEIRDLVGHDNFFLFGHTAEQLEVINRGGYHPMPWLESDPIAREAIDLIGSGHFSEGDRDLFHPLLANLCGSDPFRVMADIGDYRRAHNAVDAAWVDSVGWSRMSLLNSARCGFFSSDRSIRDYAERIWNVESMPINACTVLPSAQPGSR
- the galE gene encoding UDP-glucose 4-epimerase GalE — its product is MSQLLITGGAGFIGSHTCLVLLEAGHSLVVLDDFSNSSPEALRRVQELAGPVAAPRLQVIEGDLRRSGDLARAFAAAPIEAVVHFAGLKAVAESVADPLRYWDVNLSGSRALLAAMVQAGCRTIVFSSSATLYGSPESVPIAESARVEPVNPYGYTKAAVERMLADVHASEPGWRVARLRYFNPVGAHPSGRIGEDPGGIPNNLFPFLSQVAVGRRPRLQVFGSDWPTPDGTGVRDYIHVMDLAEGHRAALEVLMAEPPQLLTLNLGSGRGHSVLEVVAAFERACGTPVPYDLVPRRSGDVAATVADPSLAERRLSWRTQRDLDAICRDGWAWQRANPQGYGPRGD